The nucleotide sequence CCTCCGCAATCGCTTTCACAGGTACGTCAGACATGCAGACGATCCAGTACAGCGGCAGCGGCCAGAACTACGTTTATGCGCCGCAATTCATCCTCGACCGCATCCCGGACACGCTCGGCTTCGTCGAAACGGCAATCTGACCGTCCGCGTCACGGTAAAGCGTGACGGATCGATCGCAATTCGCCGCTGCCGCGTCACGTTTTTCCCTCCTGGAATAGTCACAGTTTTTTATCCTGGCGCGTCACGGCGCGCGGCGGGAAAAATCACCCCCTTCATAAATCGCCGTAAACGCATTTTATGCCGTTGTGCATATCTGACCTCGTTTTTTAGGTAAAAATCGAAATTTGGCCCGTTTCCGCTCGAATCCTGCACTATTCCGATCCATCAAACGAAACCTTCAGCCATAAATCAACCGAAAGCCGAACACCTTCAACCCTTTCCGCTGCGCGAAGCGCACCCTAGAGCGCGTCGCCCTTCGGCGAGGCAAGCGATATCACTCTGCACAGCCCGCAGGGCGTCGTGCAGCAACCGATCAGGCAAGGAGCACCGCGACGCGCAGGTAAAAACATCGGTATATGGGCCGACGAAGGAGGCGCACCGATCAGGGCCGCCCCCGGGCGGACCAGTGAGGAGGCGCAGCCGACGAGCACCGCGTCGAATTTCCGAAAATTTCCCCCTGGTCGATCACCTCTGCCCTAAAAGACTTTCTTTAAAGAATTCCTTTATAAGATAGCCACCCGTCGAAAACGACGGGGTAACCCGTCGAAAACGACGGGGTATAATGTGCCCAATTTCTACACGATTTTTTCGTACCCTATATGTGCATTGAGAGCAAAGGAGATTTTATGGCCAGACCTGACACTGGAAGGAAGGATTATGCGTTCTTCATACGGCTTACAGAGGAAGAAAGGGAGGCTATACGGCTCAAAACAAAGGCTTTAAGGGACGAACACGGCCTAGCAATGTCTGCGGTCCTGCGAAAAGTCCTTCTGGATCATATGAATGATAGTGATTTTCTAAAATTAATCGGGATGAAAGAATAAAACCATAGGTTTATGTGATATACTTGAGGCTGCTGATTTTCATTTGAGGCGCGGCAACGCCTCGAAGGAGATCAAAGGCGGCAACCTTTGATCGTTCAGTTACATTTCCCTGAGCAGGAATCATATGGTAACCTTAAGCACCATTCTACCCTACTTTTGCCTTTTATGCCCCTTAAACCTTAAACCTCATAATGTATATTCTCTTGAAATAAGTTTTCCGTTCCCGATCCCCCATTCCACAATGAGCCCGCTGTCACAATAGACATTATTTAATATAAGCAATTACATTAAATAATATGGCGACAAGGAGAAAACAAAACACTATTTCGGCATAAGCGGTCTCGGTGCCGGATGGACAGCCGGACGCGTAATCAATGTGTCCAGGATCAGCAGTTTCGGCACCCAGCGGCTTTTAAACGCGGATTTGTCACCGTCCAGCACCATAATGCTCTTAAAGGCATCCAGGTTGGCTGTATGGTCGCTAGCGGCTCTCTCAAGCGCTTCTTCCATCTGAGCCGCACTGAGACCGTAGATCATCTTAATACCGCGTTTATGCATGTTCTGGGCAACCGCGAGCAGTACGCCGCCCTCTTTCCATTCGATGGCATAAAAGCCGAGGTTGCCGATTCGGTCGATCTGCGATACCTTCCTGGCCGCAAAAATAAGATCGAGCGAACGTCCCAGGTCATAGTGATAGCGATAAGGCGGCTGCGTCACCGCCAGCTCGTAGACAATATGCCGTCCCCCCTGCACTGCGTACAGCGTACGCCTGATCGTGAGGCCCTGCATGCCGATACGGTCTTCGGCGATCTTTTCCGTACTGACGGTCAGGCGATCCTGACCGATCTCCACCCCCAGAAGCAGATCGTCTTTTTCAATAATAGAGGGGGAACTGCAGCCGACAAAAAGGACGCTGCAAATGCTGATAAAAAGCGGTTTCATCCTTGACTCCATATATAAAAATATCAATAACTGACAAATGCGTTTTAAAGACCTGATGATTATACCTGACCGGCACTTGTCTGCCCATGAATAAAATGAACATATGTTAATTTACATCGTGAACCAAAAGAACAAGTGTTCACATTTGATTAAGGATAAATTAACAGACGTTCATATACACTTTCTAAAACATGAACATTCGTTAATAAGGAGACTGAAATGCCCGAAAACAGGGAGTTTAAGAAAGGTGGCGATACAAAGAAGCTGATCGAGGAAGCTGCCATGGATCTCTTCGCGGAACATGGCTACAAAGGTGCTTCCGTACGTAAAATCGCTGCAAAAGTCGGGATCAGGGAGAGTGCGCTGTACAACCATTTTGAAAACAAAGAAGCGATTTTCCTGGCCGTCGCAGGCAGGGTTTTCGCCTCGCCTTTCGCCCACCAGAAGACCGATGATTTCGTGCAGGAGAATGCGAAAAAAGGACGCTCTTTTCTGCATAAGTTCATGACCGAATTCAAGCTGATGACATTCGATAAAAAGTACGAAAAACTCTTCCGTTTTATGCTGATCGAACTGATGCAGAATGACGTGTTGCGCAGCGGGTTCCGGCAGGAGTTCCATGATGCGAATATCAAGGTGCTCTCTTCGGGTTTCTTCATCATGATGCAGGAGGGCCTTATCCGCTCCAATGACCCTATGACGCTCGCCAATGCCTTCCTGGGGCAACTATTCTATCTGCGGCTGCAGGTCAGCCTTCTAAAGGCTGACAGCATGCCTACGACGGCACTGTCGACGGCATTTGAAAAACAGCTCGACCTCTTCTGGTCATCGATCAGTGAATAAGCATATGGGATAAAAGAGATAGGGAAGAAAGGTACAACGGTAAGCCGGGTTCTGTTGATGCGATAATTTATCTACTGCATCCGTTACCGGATGCCTCCAGCGAAACAAAAGCATTGTAAGACGCTTACCATCTGTTTCTTGCTGCCAGGCTGGGTTTACATAGCTTCCGCCATTGCTGGCGGAACTGGTAGGCTCTTACCCCACCGTTTCACCCTTACCGCTTGCGCGGCGGTCTGCTCTCTGTTGCACTGTCCCTCGGCTTTCGCCGGCCATCCGTTAGATGGAGCCCTGTCTTACGGCAGCCCGGACTTTCCTCTTGAAAATCAAGCTATCGCACGTTGTACCGGTGATATTATAGCATATGAGAACGGATCGAAATAAATAATATATTATATAATATTACAAACTTCTTCAACTTTTCGATCAGACGCCTGCTCTTTGTCGGCTGAACGATGCATTGATGCTGTGTCGTATTCGAGAATTCACTGGAGTCATTGATACCGTCGAGGCACCGATTATACCTCTCACTTGCAGAATCCGGCGCCCTCTTCTATTTTCCCGGATCGATGGCTATATAAGATATTATATAATATTAGATTGATGATCAAAAAAAAGCGGCGAGGAGCCGCCCTTTTCCTTACGCTGCCAGCGTAACGCCGGACTCGATTGCGTACTTGACGCCGAGTTCCCAGGCTTTGAGGTTCGCTTCGTGTACTTTTTTCGGTACTTTGGAGAGCATGACCTCTTGGAGGGATTCCGGGTTCAGAACGCTTGTGATCTGGTTGGCAATCGCCATCGCGACGACAGACTGCGTAATAACGTTACCGACCTCTTCTTTTGCGATCGTAATAATGGGGATCTCAACGATAGTCCATGTCTGACGGTCTTCGTCTGTCGGGTGAACCAGGTTCGGGTCAACAACGATAACGCCGCCCGGCTTTACACCCTTCTTGAAAGACTGGTAGCTGACGTCCGCAACGGAAAGCATGAAATCGATCTCGCCTTCGTTCGCGTACGGGTAGCGGATCTCTTCATCGTCAAGCGTAATGTCAACGACGGTCGGGCCGCCGCGGACCTGGGAAGTATAGGTCGCAGTCTTCAGACCGAAACCACCGTCTTTGATCTTACAGGCCGCCATGATTTCGCCGGCGAGGAGAACCCCCTGCCCGCCTACACCGGTAAAGCGCAATGTATGTCTCATTTCATGTCTCCTTAGATCTTTTTCTCGAAGTCGTCTTGCGTCAGTTTCGCACGCTTGCCTTGTGCAGCGGCTTTGATCTGATCGTAAGATTCACAGTACTCAGGCTCCTGAACTTCTTTAAGGACACCTGTCGGGAATACATTTTTCTTCTCTTCGTCAGAGAGGGCTTCCCACTTGCGCAGCGGCATGGTGATGCTGTCGATCCACTCGAGGTTCTGCATCGCGCTCGCCATTTTGTTTTTACGGCCAAGGTTGATGTGGCAGTTGGACATGATGTCGAAGAAAGAGAAACCTTTGTGGCTGAAGCCTTTGACCAGGATCTTCTCGAGTTTCTTCGGGTCGAGCATCGTTTCGCGTGCAACAAAAGAGGCACCCGCACCGATCGCCAGCGCACATGCGTCGAACGTCGGGTCGATGTTACCATTCTTCTGGCTGACGGTCCACATCCCCTGCGGCGTCGTCGGGGACGTCTGGGAGTTTGTCAGACCGTAGATGAAGTTGTTGATCAGGATGAAGTTCAGGTCGATGTTACGGCGGCAACCGTGAATGGTGTGGTTACCACCGATCGCCAGGCCGTCACCGTCACCGGCAACAACGATCACGTTTGCTTCTGGTTTCGCAAGCTTGACACCGGTGGCGTACGCAACGGTACGACCGTGTGTCGTGTGAATCGTATTACAGTTGATGTAAGAGCTGAAACGCCCGGAACAGCCGATACCGGAAACGACACAGACCTTGTCCATGTCCCATCCCATTTTCTCGATCGCGCGGATCGTCGCTTTGAGGATGACACCGTCACCACAGCCCCAACACCAGAGTGTCGGCATCTTGTCTACACGAAGGTATTTGTCGTAGTTAAAAGCCATTACATCATCTCCTTAACTTTTGCTACCATCTCTGCCGGCGCGATAGGGCGACCGTTTGCTTTGAGCAGGCGCGTGAAATCGTTACGGCGAACGATACGTTCGATTTCCGTAGAGTACTGACCCATGTTCAGCTCGGTTACCATGATCTTGTCACCGAAGCGTTCACCGATCTTGCGGATCTCGGCTTCCGGGCTCGGCCACATCATGATCGGGCGGAAGAGACCGGCTTTGATCCCTTCTGCACGCAGTTTCTGTACCGCTTCGAAAGCACCCAGTGCGATGGAGCCGTATGCGATGATACAGACTTCCGCGTCGTCCATCAGGACCTCTTCGTAATCCGGAAGATCGTCAAGGCCGTCGTTTTGTGCAGCAACCGTGTTGATCTTGCCGGTGAGGCGTTCGATGTTGAATTCGCACTGTTCCGCATCTTCCGTCGGGAAGCCTGTCGGTCCGTGGTGCAGACCCGTAACGTGGTAGCGGTACCCTTCGAACATCGGGTTCAGGACCGCCGGCTGGTTCATCGGAACGTCGTACGGGCGGTAGTCTTCCGGCGCACCGTCGAATGTCGCGCGGTTAACGATGCTCGCTTCAACCTCTTCGAGGTCCGGGAGTTCCGCTTTACCGTGCATGTGACCGATCGTCTCATCCAGAAGCATGAAGACCGGTGTCATGTATTTTTCCGCGAGGTTGAAAGCGCGGACCGTCTGCGTATAACACTCTGTCAGGGAACCTGCACAGAGGGTAATAGAGGCGTAGTCACCGTGTGTCGGGTATTTCGCCTGGCCGATATCCGCCTGGGAAACACGTGTCGGCAGACCTGTGGAAGGGCCGCCGCGCATGACGTTGACGATAACGAGCGGGATCTCGGCGATGAAGCCCAGACCGATCTGCTCCGCTTTGAGGGAGATACCCGGGCCTGATGTCGCCGTGAACGACTTCGTACCGGTCATGGAAGCACCGAGGGCAGCGGAAATACCGCCGATCTCGTCTTCCATCTGGATCGCGACGCCGCCGACTGCCGGCAGCAGATCGGATGCTTCGTGCATAACTTCGGAAGACGGTGTAATCGGATAACCGCCGAAGAAACGTGCGCCCGCATCTACAGCCGCTTTTGCCGCCAGTTCGTTACCTGTTGAAATTACAATTCTTGACATTCCTGCTCCTTACTGCTCAAGTGACATATAGTTGTTAGCAACGATCGCCGCCTGGCGTGCCTTTGCTTCATCTGTCAGCTTCGCAAATTTGTACTCTTTCTTATCTGCAACATAAATCGCAAAGTCCGGACATGTGAGTTCACACTCGTTACAGCCGATACACGCTTCCGGGTGGTCGATGGAGATCATCGCACCCAGTGTAGATGTCGGTTCATAACGCATCCCCAGAACGCCCGAAGGGCAGACGGAAACACAGATATCACATGCTTTACAGTTATTGGTGTTGACCCAGACAGGGACGTCACCCGGTTTTTCAGTCTGAAACATTAATACTCCTCCATTTATTTGCGAGATAAGGGATCTCATAAAAGACTCCTGCGAGTCCTTTATGAGGATCCCCTACTCATCGCTTTTGGTTGAAAATTTTCCGACGGCGCAGGAGACGAAACTTTTCGCTTTCAGTCCCGCTGCATCCAATCCGCTGACCTGCTCTTCTGCAAGAGGATAACCCAGGCCACGTAAAATCGATTTGAATAGTGCTGATTGCGCCTCGTCGTCAACATCTGCTGTTACGATACGAGGCTCACACGTCAAATCGACTTCAACGGATGTAAACCCTTCGGCTTCGAGTGCCTTTGTAATCGTCGCCGCGCAACCGCTGCAGCGGACGTTGGCGACGGCGACACTCTCTTTCATTACTTTGAAAGGACCTCTGCGACCGCTTTGCCGATCTCGGCAGGCGAAACGACGACTTTGACACCGGCCGCTTCAAGCGCTGCCATCTTCTCGGCCGCCGTACCGGCTGCACCGGAGACGATTGCCCCGGCGTGGCCCATACGTTTACCTTTCGGCGCGGTCTGGCCCGCGATAAAAGCTACAACCGGTTTGGTGATATTTTCCTTAATAAATGCAGCTGCCTGAATTTCCAAGTCTCCGCCGATTTCACCGATCATAACGATCGCTTCCGTTTCCGGATCCGCTTCGAAGAGCGGCAGCAGCTGCTTATAAGAAAGACCGATGATCGGGTCACCGCCGATACCGACTGCCGTCGTGATACCGAAGCCCTGCTTGACGACCTGGTTTGCACCTTCGTAGGTCAGGGTACCGGACTTGGAGATCAGGCCGACGTTCCCTTTTTTGAAGATCATGCCCGGCATGATCCCGATCTTGCACTCTTCGGCAGTGATGATACCCGGGCAGTTCGGCCCAATCGTCTTCATGCCTTTTTTCGTCGCGTACATTTTTGCGTACATCATGTCGCGGACCGGTGCGCCTTCGGTAATGATGACGGCCAGTTCGATACCGGCATCCGCCGCTTCCATGACGGCGTCACCGACGAATGCCGGCGGAACGAAGATCATGGAGACGGTGGCACCCGTCGTGTCTACCGCGTCTTTAACCGTATTGAAAACCGGTTTGCCCAGGTGCTCCTGGCCGCCTTTGTTCGGGGTAACGCCGCCGACGATCTGTGTGCCGTAGGCGATACACTGCTCAGCATGGAAAGTACCCTCTTTCCCTGTGAAACCCTGAACGATAACTTTGGTATCTTTGTTTACAAGAATTGACATTAATTACTCTCCTTTCGCTGCTGCGACGGCTTTGGCTGCACCGTCTGCAAGGTCTTCCGCCGCGATAACATTCGCGATATTGGCGTTTCTGAGGATCTCCGCCGCTTCCGGGGCGTTCGTACCGTCGAGGCGGACGATGACCGGAACATGAACGTCGACCAGTTTCGTTGCCTCAAGGATACCGTTGGCAATACGGTCGCAGCGGACGATACCGCCGAAGATGTTGACGAAAATCGCTTTGACGTTCGGGTTCTTGAGGATGATCTCGAAGCCCTTTGCAACGGTTTCCGCATTTGCTTTACCGCCGACGTCCAGGAAGTTCGCCGGCGTACCGCCCATATAGTTGATGGTATCCATCGTCCCCATCGCGAGGCCTGCACCGTTGACCATACAGCCGATCTCGCCGTCGAGGGAGACATAAGAGAGGCCGAAGCGGCTTGCTTCGCGCTCGTCCGCATCCTCTTCGGAGATATCACGCATGTCTTCGATGTCCGGGTGGCGGCCCAGTGCAGAGTCGTCAAAGCCCATTTTGCCGTCGAGGGCAAGGAAGTCGCCCGCACCGGTTTTGATCAGCGGGTTGATCTCGATCATCTCCGCGTCGTTTTCCATGTAAACATTGTAGAGGGCTGCGGCAAATTTGATAAATTTGCCCTGCTCCTCTTTCGCCAGACCGAGGCCGAAAGCGAGTTCGCGGCCGTGGAAGCCCTGGAAACCGATTGTCGGGTCGATGGCGACCTTGATGATTTTCTCAGGAGTCTCTTCAGCGACCTTCTCGATCTCCATACCGCCT is from Sulfurimonas sp. HSL-1656 and encodes:
- the sucD gene encoding succinate--CoA ligase subunit alpha, whose product is MSILVNKDTKVIVQGFTGKEGTFHAEQCIAYGTQIVGGVTPNKGGQEHLGKPVFNTVKDAVDTTGATVSMIFVPPAFVGDAVMEAADAGIELAVIITEGAPVRDMMYAKMYATKKGMKTIGPNCPGIITAEECKIGIMPGMIFKKGNVGLISKSGTLTYEGANQVVKQGFGITTAVGIGGDPIIGLSYKQLLPLFEADPETEAIVMIGEIGGDLEIQAAAFIKENITKPVVAFIAGQTAPKGKRMGHAGAIVSGAAGTAAEKMAALEAAGVKVVVSPAEIGKAVAEVLSK
- the sucC gene encoding ADP-forming succinate--CoA ligase subunit beta — its product is MNIHEYQAKQIFAKYGVPTPRGIVANTADQAVRNAAELGGDIWVVKAQIHAGGRGLGGGVKLARSLDEVGELATQILGMNLVTHQTGPEGKLVQKVYIEEGADIKDELYLGVVLDRAKEMPVIMASTEGGMEIEKVAEETPEKIIKVAIDPTIGFQGFHGRELAFGLGLAKEEQGKFIKFAAALYNVYMENDAEMIEINPLIKTGAGDFLALDGKMGFDDSALGRHPDIEDMRDISEEDADEREASRFGLSYVSLDGEIGCMVNGAGLAMGTMDTINYMGGTPANFLDVGGKANAETVAKGFEIILKNPNVKAIFVNIFGGIVRCDRIANGILEATKLVDVHVPVIVRLDGTNAPEAAEILRNANIANVIAAEDLADGAAKAVAAAKGE
- a CDS encoding 2-oxoglutarate ferredoxin oxidoreductase subunit beta — protein: MAFNYDKYLRVDKMPTLWCWGCGDGVILKATIRAIEKMGWDMDKVCVVSGIGCSGRFSSYINCNTIHTTHGRTVAYATGVKLAKPEANVIVVAGDGDGLAIGGNHTIHGCRRNIDLNFILINNFIYGLTNSQTSPTTPQGMWTVSQKNGNIDPTFDACALAIGAGASFVARETMLDPKKLEKILVKGFSHKGFSFFDIMSNCHINLGRKNKMASAMQNLEWIDSITMPLRKWEALSDEEKKNVFPTGVLKEVQEPEYCESYDQIKAAAQGKRAKLTQDDFEKKI
- a CDS encoding heavy-metal-associated domain-containing protein, which produces MKESVAVANVRCSGCAATITKALEAEGFTSVEVDLTCEPRIVTADVDDEAQSALFKSILRGLGYPLAEEQVSGLDAAGLKAKSFVSCAVGKFSTKSDE
- a CDS encoding 2-oxoacid:acceptor oxidoreductase family protein — encoded protein: MRHTLRFTGVGGQGVLLAGEIMAACKIKDGGFGLKTATYTSQVRGGPTVVDITLDDEEIRYPYANEGEIDFMLSVADVSYQSFKKGVKPGGVIVVDPNLVHPTDEDRQTWTIVEIPIITIAKEEVGNVITQSVVAMAIANQITSVLNPESLQEVMLSKVPKKVHEANLKAWELGVKYAIESGVTLAA
- a CDS encoding TetR/AcrR family transcriptional regulator; translated protein: MPENREFKKGGDTKKLIEEAAMDLFAEHGYKGASVRKIAAKVGIRESALYNHFENKEAIFLAVAGRVFASPFAHQKTDDFVQENAKKGRSFLHKFMTEFKLMTFDKKYEKLFRFMLIELMQNDVLRSGFRQEFHDANIKVLSSGFFIMMQEGLIRSNDPMTLANAFLGQLFYLRLQVSLLKADSMPTTALSTAFEKQLDLFWSSISE
- a CDS encoding 2-oxoglutarate synthase subunit alpha yields the protein MSRIVISTGNELAAKAAVDAGARFFGGYPITPSSEVMHEASDLLPAVGGVAIQMEDEIGGISAALGASMTGTKSFTATSGPGISLKAEQIGLGFIAEIPLVIVNVMRGGPSTGLPTRVSQADIGQAKYPTHGDYASITLCAGSLTECYTQTVRAFNLAEKYMTPVFMLLDETIGHMHGKAELPDLEEVEASIVNRATFDGAPEDYRPYDVPMNQPAVLNPMFEGYRYHVTGLHHGPTGFPTEDAEQCEFNIERLTGKINTVAAQNDGLDDLPDYEEVLMDDAEVCIIAYGSIALGAFEAVQKLRAEGIKAGLFRPIMMWPSPEAEIRKIGERFGDKIMVTELNMGQYSTEIERIVRRNDFTRLLKANGRPIAPAEMVAKVKEMM
- a CDS encoding 4Fe-4S dicluster domain-containing protein translates to MFQTEKPGDVPVWVNTNNCKACDICVSVCPSGVLGMRYEPTSTLGAMISIDHPEACIGCNECELTCPDFAIYVADKKEYKFAKLTDEAKARQAAIVANNYMSLEQ